In the Verrucomicrobiia bacterium genome, one interval contains:
- the tgt gene encoding tRNA guanosine(34) transglycosylase Tgt: MKKDFGFKVTARLGKNSLARTGVIQTPHGDIATPAFIVVGTKATVKAVVPEQVASLGAQAVLANAYHLYLQPGPQVVDQAGGVGKFMNWPGPTFTDSGGFQVMSLGVGFKKVIAMNADGFTRDDVIARKKQRLAFVDEEGVTFKSHLSGDLHRFTPEISMQIQHQLGADIMFAFDECTTLLNSRTYQEESLERTHRWAERCLTEHDRLTKERAGKPYQALFGVIQGAQYEDLRRKAGRFMGSLPFDGYGLGGALEKENLGTIVRWINEELPEDKPRHLLGISEPDDIFAGIENGADTFDCVSPARVGRNGSVYLPTGRINIGGARYRQDFSPVSDDCDCYTCKNYTKAYLNHLFKAHEMLAGTLATIHNERFIVKLVDDIRASIQDGSFFEFKAAWLARYYGTN, from the coding sequence ATGAAAAAAGATTTTGGTTTTAAAGTTACTGCTCGACTTGGCAAAAATTCCTTAGCACGAACAGGGGTGATACAGACGCCTCACGGTGATATTGCAACGCCAGCGTTTATTGTGGTCGGCACAAAAGCAACGGTCAAGGCAGTCGTGCCAGAGCAAGTCGCGTCTTTGGGTGCTCAGGCGGTGCTAGCGAACGCCTATCACTTGTATTTGCAGCCTGGACCACAGGTGGTAGATCAAGCAGGTGGCGTGGGTAAGTTTATGAACTGGCCAGGGCCAACTTTTACCGATTCAGGCGGGTTTCAGGTGATGTCGCTAGGAGTTGGGTTTAAAAAAGTAATTGCTATGAATGCCGATGGCTTTACCCGCGATGACGTGATCGCCCGAAAAAAGCAGCGTTTAGCTTTTGTCGATGAAGAGGGCGTGACTTTTAAGTCGCATTTAAGCGGTGACTTACATCGTTTTACCCCTGAAATCTCTATGCAAATCCAACACCAGCTGGGCGCCGATATCATGTTTGCCTTTGATGAATGCACAACGCTGCTTAACAGCCGAACATACCAGGAAGAATCGCTCGAGCGAACCCACCGTTGGGCGGAACGCTGCCTGACTGAGCACGATCGCCTCACCAAAGAGCGGGCAGGCAAGCCCTACCAGGCCCTATTTGGGGTGATTCAGGGTGCTCAGTACGAAGATTTGCGGCGAAAAGCTGGCCGTTTTATGGGAAGCCTGCCATTTGATGGTTACGGGCTTGGCGGTGCGCTTGAAAAAGAAAATTTAGGCACAATCGTTCGCTGGATCAACGAAGAATTGCCCGAAGACAAGCCGCGGCACTTACTAGGTATAAGCGAACCAGACGACATTTTTGCCGGCATTGAAAACGGCGCCGACACCTTCGACTGCGTATCGCCGGCACGAGTAGGGCGTAATGGTTCGGTGTACTTACCAACCGGCCGAATCAATATTGGCGGAGCTCGTTATCGGCAAGATTTTTCACCGGTCAGCGACGACTGCGATTGTTATACTTGTAAAAATTACACCAAAGCCTATCTGAATCATTTATTTAAGGCACACGAGATGTTGGCGGGTACCTTAGCCACCATTCATAACGAACGGTTTATTGTAAAACTGGTTGATGATATTCGTGCCAGCATCCAGGACGGCAGCTTTTTCGAATTTAAAGCAGCCTGGCTGGCGCGCTACTACGGAACAAATTAA
- a CDS encoding nucleoside deaminase, with protein MSNFQEKYMARAVELSRQGMSQDKGGPFGAVIVKKGEIIAEGYNQVTSTNDPTAHAEVVAIRRACEKLGSFQLDDCELYTSCEPCPMCLGAIYWARPKVVYYANSQQNAADIGFDDSFIYEELAVPYENRSIPFIRVSNDDAITVFEGWQQKTDRVDY; from the coding sequence ATGAGTAATTTCCAAGAAAAATATATGGCACGTGCCGTCGAGCTATCCCGCCAGGGTATGAGCCAGGATAAAGGCGGCCCGTTTGGTGCGGTAATTGTGAAAAAGGGTGAGATAATTGCTGAAGGCTATAATCAGGTGACTTCAACTAACGACCCAACGGCGCATGCTGAAGTAGTGGCGATTCGTCGGGCTTGTGAAAAGCTCGGCTCTTTCCAGCTAGATGATTGCGAGCTCTATACCAGCTGCGAGCCGTGCCCGATGTGCCTCGGCGCGATTTATTGGGCGCGACCAAAAGTTGTCTACTATGCTAATTCCCAGCAAAATGCGGCTGATATTGGCTTTGATGACTCGTTTATTTATGAAGAGCTGGCGGTACCGTACGAAAACCGGTCGATTCCGTTTATCCGGGTTTCCAACGACGATGCTATTACCGTATTTGAAGGCTGGCAGCAAAAGACTGACCGCGTCGATTACTAG
- a CDS encoding NADPH-dependent FMN reductase has product MMSTAEIFKIAVIAGTAREQRRSIAAARFVADIGRQLDGVSILAVDPQDFVLSGDGNAPEHKDPRYTQITHEADAFFIVTPEYNRSFPGSLKRLLDSELEGYSHKPVALAGVSDGPWGGVRAVEALLGTVRHLGLITTSYDVYFPEIQKIFDTDCTIKPEYATTYQRQVTKAYRQLIGLARVLRDARDKGLI; this is encoded by the coding sequence ATGATGAGCACGGCGGAAATTTTCAAAATAGCAGTTATTGCCGGTACAGCCCGTGAACAACGCCGTTCAATTGCTGCCGCTCGTTTTGTTGCCGATATTGGCCGTCAGCTCGATGGTGTTTCGATTTTGGCGGTGGATCCGCAAGATTTTGTACTATCTGGTGATGGTAACGCGCCCGAGCACAAAGATCCGCGCTACACACAAATTACTCACGAAGCTGATGCTTTTTTTATTGTGACGCCCGAATACAATCGTAGCTTTCCGGGCAGCTTAAAGCGCCTTCTCGATAGCGAACTCGAGGGCTATAGCCATAAGCCGGTCGCTCTGGCTGGTGTTAGCGATGGCCCGTGGGGCGGCGTGCGGGCAGTTGAGGCGCTGCTTGGTACGGTGCGTCACCTAGGGCTTATTACGACAAGTTATGATGTCTACTTTCCGGAAATTCAAAAAATTTTTGACACCGACTGTACTATAAAACCTGAATACGCAACGACTTATCAGCGACAAGTCACGAAGGCCTACCGGCAGCTGATTGGGCTGGCTCGGGTATTAAGAGATGCCCGCGACAAAGGGCTTATCTAG
- a CDS encoding DUF4342 domain-containing protein, producing the protein MTQQQNQKPDEEFKISGDQLLAKVKELINEGNVRRIIIKDRNDKILMEFPVTIGVIGAVFAPILAAVGAVAALVTECTIIVKRTDEPKKPEDKSVDKKDK; encoded by the coding sequence ATGACACAACAACAAAATCAAAAACCAGACGAAGAATTTAAAATAAGCGGCGATCAGCTACTAGCTAAGGTCAAAGAACTGATTAACGAGGGTAACGTTCGGCGAATTATTATTAAAGATAGAAATGACAAGATCTTGATGGAATTTCCGGTAACAATTGGGGTTATTGGCGCAGTCTTTGCCCCAATTTTAGCTGCGGTTGGCGCTGTTGCTGCCTTAGTGACAGAGTGCACGATTATTGTGAAGCGTACAGACGAACCTAAGAAGCCTGAAGATAAAAGCGTTGACAAAAAAGACAAGTAA
- a CDS encoding amino acid--tRNA ligase-related protein — protein sequence MATLKELRAERLRKLDDLRQKGVNPYPATSHRTHTIGAIVSDFEHHEGVYAVAAGRITSIRKFGKLAFIVLKDASGSMQLFLSLQKMAATLAEIPQVHLPNEPAPAAIDRQSGEVTFEDIPLLDTGDFLEARGQIVKTKTGEISIAVERMRLLTKSLRPLPLEREGFTNKEERLRRRYVDTNVNPDVYQRFLRRSDFWQATRQFLLNEGFKEINTPVLELTTGGADATPFVTHMDALDQDFYLRISHELPLKRLLVGGYEKVFDIGPRFRNENYSDEHLPEHNAMEWYWAYADWQQGMKLTQELVRFVADKTWGKRTFTLLNGHEIDLGPDGEDWPRISFVTVMKEHYGLDVFTCTLEEVQAQLKKHKVEVEKHDNRARGIDKLWKKIRTTIAGPAFLVDIPTFLQPLAKTQQQDSRLTEQFNLLLGGSELCKAYSELNDPVDQLNRFVEQQAMRDAGDIEAQMLDIDYVEALEYAMPPACGFGYSERLFWFLEGITAREGVVFPQLRREVDETTKGIYPEVTL from the coding sequence ATGGCAACACTAAAAGAATTACGCGCAGAACGTCTTAGAAAATTAGATGACCTCAGGCAAAAAGGGGTCAATCCGTATCCAGCTACCTCGCATCGAACGCATACTATTGGGGCAATTGTTTCAGATTTCGAACATCACGAAGGTGTCTATGCGGTTGCGGCTGGGCGCATTACCAGCATACGCAAATTTGGCAAACTAGCTTTTATTGTATTGAAGGATGCCAGCGGTAGCATGCAGCTATTTTTATCGCTGCAAAAAATGGCGGCTACTCTTGCTGAAATTCCCCAAGTGCACCTTCCAAATGAGCCGGCGCCAGCCGCAATCGATCGCCAGAGCGGAGAAGTAACTTTTGAAGATATTCCACTGCTTGATACGGGCGATTTTTTGGAGGCTCGCGGCCAGATTGTCAAAACAAAAACTGGTGAGATTTCAATTGCTGTTGAACGGATGCGCCTGCTCACGAAAAGTCTGCGGCCACTACCCCTTGAACGTGAAGGCTTTACCAATAAAGAAGAGCGCTTACGCCGTCGCTACGTCGACACTAATGTTAACCCCGATGTCTACCAGCGGTTCTTGCGTCGGAGCGATTTTTGGCAGGCAACCCGGCAATTCCTTTTAAACGAAGGCTTCAAAGAAATTAACACGCCGGTACTTGAGCTGACAACGGGTGGCGCCGATGCCACACCGTTTGTGACGCATATGGACGCACTCGATCAAGACTTTTACCTGCGAATTAGTCACGAGCTACCGTTGAAACGACTGCTCGTTGGTGGTTACGAAAAAGTTTTTGACATTGGTCCGCGATTTCGTAACGAAAATTACTCCGACGAACACCTACCCGAACATAATGCCATGGAGTGGTACTGGGCTTATGCCGATTGGCAACAGGGGATGAAGCTGACCCAAGAACTCGTGCGGTTCGTAGCCGATAAAACCTGGGGCAAACGAACATTTACACTGCTTAATGGGCATGAAATTGATCTTGGCCCAGATGGCGAAGACTGGCCGCGCATTAGTTTTGTGACGGTAATGAAAGAGCACTATGGGCTCGATGTGTTTACCTGTACGCTTGAAGAAGTGCAAGCTCAGCTTAAAAAACACAAAGTCGAAGTGGAGAAGCACGACAACCGTGCCCGTGGTATTGATAAACTCTGGAAAAAGATCCGTACTACCATTGCCGGCCCGGCTTTTTTGGTAGATATCCCTACCTTTTTACAGCCGCTGGCGAAAACTCAGCAGCAAGACTCACGCTTAACGGAGCAGTTTAACTTACTGCTCGGCGGCAGTGAGCTGTGCAAAGCTTATTCGGAGCTAAATGACCCAGTAGACCAGCTCAACCGGTTTGTGGAACAGCAGGCCATGCGCGATGCTGGCGATATAGAGGCACAAATGCTCGATATTGACTACGTAGAGGCTCTAGAATACGCCATGCCGCCAGCATGTGGCTTTGGGTATAGCGAGCGGTTGTTTTGGTTCTTAGAGGGCATTACGGCGCGTGAGGGCGTGGTATTTCCGCAGCTGAGGCGTGAGGTTGACGAAACAACCAAGGGTATTTACCCAGAAGTCACTTTATAG
- the greA gene encoding transcription elongation factor GreA → MMKKQYQLTVDGKKELEKELEELKSQRSEIAERIASARDYGDLRENTEYDSAREEQARQESRIAEIEEILLNAELITTHGSSKVSVGSKVELKTDGKTVTYTIVGPVEADPLEGKVSDESPIGAALLGKKVGDMVTIATPKGDVTYEIVSIS, encoded by the coding sequence ATTATGAAGAAACAATACCAATTGACCGTCGATGGCAAAAAAGAATTAGAAAAAGAATTAGAAGAATTAAAGTCACAGCGCAGTGAAATCGCCGAGCGTATCGCTAGCGCCCGTGATTACGGCGACCTCCGCGAAAATACTGAATACGACTCAGCCCGCGAAGAACAGGCTCGCCAAGAAAGTCGTATCGCTGAAATTGAAGAAATCTTGCTTAACGCCGAACTTATTACCACCCACGGTTCAAGTAAGGTGTCAGTAGGTTCGAAAGTCGAACTCAAGACCGATGGTAAAACGGTTACCTACACCATTGTTGGCCCAGTTGAAGCCGACCCGCTTGAAGGTAAAGTATCCGACGAATCACCAATTGGCGCCGCGCTACTAGGTAAAAAAGTTGGTGACATGGTGACCATAGCCACACCTAAGGGTGATGTGACCTACGAAATTGTAAGCATCAGCTAA
- a CDS encoding aminoacyl--tRNA ligase-related protein, whose protein sequence is MRLSTLFTKTRKEAPADEQAKNAQLLIRAGFIYKVMAGVYAYTPLGLRVLENIKQIVREEMNAVGGHELIMTNLQAKEPWEITTRWDDEVVDVWFKTKLKDNTEVGLAWSHEEAIMDMMQHHIQSYKDLPASVYQFQTKLRNELRAKSGIMRGREFVMKDMYSLHATAEDLDAYYKRVIDAYKRVYDRLGIGKETFVTFASGGAFTKFSHEFQTICEAGEDVLYLHREKNIAVNEEVLEDATKELGINKQDLEKVKSAEVGNIFNFSTEKSEQMGIFFTDSSGQQQPLHLASYGIGITRVMGVIVEKFADDKGLVWPEAIAPAKVYVVRIGESAEVVKSADNLYEELTQRGVTVLYDDRTVRPGEKFADAELMGMPHRVVVSDRHLENKTYEYAGRTASDTKLLTYDRLLATLT, encoded by the coding sequence ATGCGATTATCCACACTTTTTACCAAAACGCGAAAAGAGGCGCCTGCTGACGAACAGGCGAAAAATGCACAGCTACTAATTCGTGCTGGTTTTATCTATAAAGTTATGGCCGGTGTCTACGCCTATACGCCGCTCGGTTTGCGGGTGCTTGAAAATATAAAGCAAATCGTACGTGAAGAAATGAACGCGGTTGGTGGACATGAGCTCATCATGACCAATTTACAAGCTAAAGAGCCCTGGGAAATCACGACCAGATGGGACGATGAAGTGGTTGATGTCTGGTTTAAAACAAAGTTAAAGGACAACACCGAGGTTGGTTTGGCCTGGTCGCACGAAGAGGCGATTATGGACATGATGCAGCACCATATTCAGAGCTATAAAGATCTCCCTGCCAGCGTGTATCAATTCCAGACTAAGCTCCGCAATGAATTACGGGCTAAAAGTGGTATTATGCGTGGCCGCGAATTTGTAATGAAAGACATGTACTCGCTTCATGCCACGGCTGAAGACCTGGACGCTTATTATAAGCGTGTTATTGATGCCTACAAACGAGTGTATGACCGCTTGGGCATTGGCAAAGAGACGTTTGTTACCTTCGCCAGCGGTGGGGCATTTACCAAATTTAGCCACGAATTCCAAACAATTTGTGAAGCCGGCGAGGATGTCCTGTATCTCCACCGTGAGAAAAATATTGCCGTTAATGAAGAAGTGCTTGAAGATGCCACAAAAGAGCTTGGCATTAATAAGCAGGATCTTGAAAAGGTAAAAAGCGCCGAAGTCGGGAATATCTTTAATTTTAGCACCGAAAAATCTGAACAAATGGGCATATTCTTTACCGATAGTTCAGGTCAGCAACAGCCGCTGCACCTGGCGTCATACGGCATCGGTATTACAAGGGTCATGGGCGTGATAGTCGAGAAATTTGCTGATGACAAAGGATTGGTCTGGCCAGAAGCGATTGCACCTGCTAAAGTATATGTAGTCAGGATTGGAGAAAGCGCTGAGGTTGTAAAAAGCGCTGATAACCTTTACGAAGAACTTACCCAACGTGGCGTGACTGTACTCTACGATGATCGTACCGTACGGCCAGGGGAGAAATTTGCCGACGCAGAGTTGATGGGGATGCCGCACAGAGTTGTGGTCAGCGATCGGCATCTTGAAAACAAGACGTATGAATACGCAGGTCGTACAGCAAGTGACACTAAGCTGTTGACGTACGATCGGCTACTTGCTACACTTACGTAA
- a CDS encoding CPBP family intramembrane glutamic endopeptidase, with amino-acid sequence MTSQIAVALLLPPLLLLSPREMLAEVQLMLVASALVYVVAVLLVIGVPALFRAWPSKRALLQTLGIAQKPTWRQLAWSPIAYIIYFALTAVVISFIAQLVPSFDLAQEQDLGFSNISALHEYVAAFVALVICAPIAEELLFRGFLFGKLRERLAFIPTALAVSLLFGFVHGQWNVAIDTFFLSLALSYLREKSGTLWPSMLLHMIKNGVAYYFLFVQPVSIV; translated from the coding sequence TTGACGTCGCAAATTGCTGTCGCGCTGCTGCTACCGCCGCTTTTACTCTTGTCGCCGCGCGAAATGCTGGCTGAAGTGCAGCTGATGCTGGTGGCGTCGGCTTTGGTGTATGTGGTAGCGGTGCTCCTTGTGATTGGCGTGCCGGCTTTGTTTCGTGCTTGGCCATCAAAACGAGCACTCTTACAAACGCTTGGTATCGCCCAAAAGCCGACTTGGCGACAGCTAGCCTGGTCGCCAATTGCTTACATCATTTACTTTGCCCTAACGGCGGTGGTAATAAGTTTCATTGCGCAACTTGTGCCGAGCTTTGATCTTGCCCAAGAACAAGATCTCGGGTTTTCAAATATCAGTGCCCTCCATGAGTACGTGGCCGCTTTCGTGGCGCTGGTTATTTGCGCCCCAATTGCTGAAGAACTTTTATTCAGAGGCTTTTTATTTGGTAAGCTCCGCGAACGGCTGGCTTTTATTCCGACTGCCTTAGCGGTAAGCCTGCTGTTTGGTTTTGTGCACGGGCAGTGGAACGTGGCGATCGATACTTTCTTTTTGAGTCTGGCACTGAGCTACTTACGTGAAAAAAGCGGCACTTTGTGGCCAAGTATGCTGCTGCATATGATTAAAAATGGCGTGGCGTACTATTTTCTTTTTGTACAACCAGTGAGTATTGTGTAG
- a CDS encoding M50 family metallopeptidase: MDIFAALQFILSIAVGLLILVFLVVVHELGHAIVARRNGVVVEEFGIGFPPRAWSKKLKNGVLFTLNWLPLGGFVKLQGENDSAASKGDYGAARLWVKAKILLAGVTINWVVAVLIFTVLALTGLPKVLPHQFTVPSDTRETRGPVVLSSVKPDSPAKKAGLKAGDELLRFNGKPIPTPADFQRFTAVEKGKEAEIIYKRGGREVIAKVQLAANPPQGQGPIGAAAGQQTTTHSTWSAPIVGVMTTFQLIGETLKQLGEMIANLARGLVMQLSFDQAARNEGGQALNAATQSVTGPVGILAIIFPMAQEAGPTVLLFITGLVSLTLALMNALPIPALDGGRLFVTIIFRILKKPLTKEREELIHGTGFLVLMLLVIIITIADVGKLF, translated from the coding sequence ATGGATATATTCGCTGCGCTGCAATTCATCTTGTCGATTGCTGTTGGCTTACTGATACTAGTATTTTTGGTCGTCGTGCATGAACTTGGCCATGCTATTGTTGCGCGTCGCAACGGTGTGGTTGTGGAGGAATTCGGTATTGGCTTTCCGCCGCGGGCGTGGTCAAAAAAACTGAAGAATGGCGTTCTATTTACTCTAAACTGGCTGCCACTCGGCGGATTTGTAAAATTACAGGGCGAGAACGATTCAGCCGCGTCGAAAGGCGACTACGGCGCCGCCCGTCTTTGGGTAAAAGCTAAAATTCTGCTTGCCGGCGTCACTATTAACTGGGTGGTAGCAGTGCTTATTTTTACGGTTTTAGCGCTGACGGGCTTACCTAAAGTCTTGCCTCATCAATTTACCGTGCCATCCGATACGCGTGAGACACGGGGTCCGGTTGTACTTAGTAGCGTCAAGCCCGATTCACCGGCCAAAAAAGCAGGCCTAAAGGCGGGCGACGAATTGTTGCGATTCAACGGCAAGCCTATTCCGACGCCGGCAGATTTCCAGCGGTTTACTGCTGTTGAAAAGGGCAAAGAAGCGGAAATTATTTATAAACGTGGTGGTCGCGAAGTAATTGCAAAAGTACAGCTTGCAGCGAATCCGCCACAAGGTCAAGGGCCCATTGGAGCGGCAGCTGGACAACAGACCACCACTCATTCAACCTGGTCGGCACCGATTGTTGGTGTGATGACCACTTTTCAGCTGATTGGCGAAACACTGAAGCAATTAGGAGAAATGATTGCCAACCTGGCGCGCGGTTTGGTAATGCAGTTATCGTTTGACCAAGCTGCCAGGAATGAAGGCGGTCAAGCCCTGAACGCTGCCACCCAATCAGTTACAGGACCAGTGGGGATATTGGCGATTATTTTCCCAATGGCTCAAGAGGCTGGCCCGACTGTGCTGCTCTTCATAACTGGTTTGGTATCTTTGACTTTGGCACTGATGAATGCTTTACCAATTCCGGCACTTGATGGTGGTCGACTGTTTGTGACGATTATATTTAGAATCCTCAAAAAGCCGCTCACAAAAGAACGCGAAGAGTTGATTCATGGCACCGGTTTCCTTGTATTAATGTTGCTCGTAATAATCATTACCATAGCTGATGTGGGCAAGCTTTTCTAA
- the frr gene encoding ribosome recycling factor, whose protein sequence is MFDLQPYEDRLKSAIAHFEDELKKIRTGRAHPAMLEGIMAEAYGTKMPLNQVANILAPEPQLLQVSPFDPSNIKAISDAIRNDQSLGFNPSDDGRVVRVPIPALTEERRLQLVKLIGTKVEDCRIAIRNIRQDALKDAKAKKEQKELSEDDLKRTEKLFDSKLAEIQAKVDELAKAKEKDVMTI, encoded by the coding sequence ATGTTTGACCTACAACCTTACGAAGACCGATTGAAAAGTGCCATCGCGCACTTTGAAGATGAACTCAAAAAAATCCGCACTGGCCGCGCGCATCCGGCGATGCTTGAAGGAATTATGGCAGAAGCGTACGGTACCAAAATGCCGCTGAACCAGGTAGCTAATATTCTAGCGCCCGAGCCGCAACTTTTGCAGGTAAGTCCGTTTGATCCAAGCAACATCAAGGCTATTAGCGACGCCATTCGCAATGATCAAAGCTTAGGCTTCAATCCAAGCGACGACGGGCGGGTAGTGCGCGTGCCCATTCCAGCCCTCACTGAAGAGCGGCGTTTGCAATTAGTAAAACTGATTGGTACGAAAGTAGAAGATTGTCGAATTGCGATTCGAAACATTCGTCAAGACGCTTTAAAAGACGCCAAAGCCAAAAAAGAGCAAAAAGAATTATCTGAAGACGACTTAAAACGAACAGAAAAATTGTTCGACAGTAAGCTAGCTGAAATACAAGCAAAAGTCGATGAACTCGCGAAAGCCAAAGAAAAAGACGTTATGACTATTTAA
- a CDS encoding translation elongation factor Ts has protein sequence MSISLEDVKKLKELTGVGLSDAKAALTESEGDFDKALEAMRKKGLTKAEKKGEREAREGLVDAYVHSGRIGAVVEVNCETDFVARTEDFKTLVHDIALHVSATAPLYISMDDIPAEELQRKTTEFTEKAEAEGKPADIAAKIVEGQIKKHFAELTLLEQPFIKNPDITVGQLVKEHIARLGENIVIRQIKRVELGA, from the coding sequence ATGAGCATATCTCTTGAAGATGTGAAAAAATTGAAAGAACTGACAGGCGTTGGTTTGAGCGACGCTAAGGCCGCCCTGACTGAATCTGAAGGCGATTTTGACAAAGCTCTTGAAGCTATGCGCAAAAAAGGCCTTACGAAAGCCGAGAAAAAAGGCGAGCGTGAAGCTCGTGAGGGTTTGGTTGATGCCTATGTGCACAGTGGTCGTATCGGGGCAGTGGTTGAAGTTAACTGCGAAACCGATTTCGTTGCCCGCACCGAGGACTTCAAGACTTTAGTGCACGATATCGCTTTGCACGTTTCAGCCACCGCGCCACTCTATATTTCAATGGACGACATTCCAGCCGAAGAGCTACAGCGCAAAACAACTGAATTTACCGAAAAAGCCGAAGCTGAAGGCAAGCCCGCCGATATTGCTGCTAAAATTGTTGAAGGTCAGATTAAGAAGCATTTTGCTGAACTGACCCTGCTTGAGCAGCCGTTTATCAAGAACCCGGATATCACGGTTGGCCAACTAGTGAAAGAGCACATCGCTCGATTGGGCGAAAACATTGTTATTCGCCAAATCAAGCGAGTTGAGCTCGGCGCTTAG
- the rpsB gene encoding 30S ribosomal protein S2 has product MAVTVDVKALLEAGLHFGHKTSRWHPKMAPYIHSKRQDSHIIDLIKTAEGLEKALAFMAEVVASGKLVLFVGTKRQAKDLVKAAAEEVGQPYVTERWLGGALTNVTTVAARVKHLKSLEKRMDSGELANRYNKLEVQRFQEEIEDLNNKYGGIKDLNGKPGALFVIDVTAEQNAIREAKKLNIPVIALVDTNANPTPIDYIIPGNDDAIKGIQLVLDYAKQAITEATARRKTASEAKS; this is encoded by the coding sequence ATGGCAGTAACTGTCGATGTAAAGGCTTTGCTCGAAGCTGGTCTGCATTTTGGCCACAAAACGAGCCGCTGGCACCCGAAGATGGCGCCTTATATTCATAGCAAGCGCCAGGATAGCCACATTATTGACCTCATTAAAACCGCTGAGGGCCTTGAAAAAGCTTTGGCTTTCATGGCTGAGGTGGTAGCAAGCGGGAAGCTAGTATTATTTGTTGGTACTAAACGCCAAGCTAAAGATCTTGTAAAAGCCGCTGCCGAAGAAGTTGGCCAACCGTATGTTACCGAACGATGGCTGGGTGGTGCTTTAACGAATGTTACTACCGTCGCCGCACGCGTCAAGCACCTTAAGAGTCTGGAAAAGCGTATGGATAGCGGTGAACTTGCAAATCGCTACAACAAGCTCGAAGTGCAGCGCTTTCAGGAAGAAATTGAAGACCTCAACAACAAGTACGGCGGTATCAAAGATCTAAACGGTAAGCCAGGAGCGCTATTTGTGATTGATGTGACCGCTGAGCAAAACGCCATCCGTGAAGCCAAGAAGCTCAACATTCCGGTTATTGCACTGGTTGATACCAACGCCAACCCAACCCCAATTGATTACATCATTCCAGGTAACGACGACGCCATTAAAGGCATCCAGCTGGTACTCGATTACGCAAAACAGGCGATAACCGAAGCTACTGCCCGTCGCAAAACCGCTAGCGAAGCAAAATCTTAA
- a CDS encoding type B 50S ribosomal protein L31: MKKNLHPTDYRPVVFQDDSADFAFLTQSTAKSTATIKWTDGNEYPLVKVHISSASHPFFTGEEKIIDTEGRVDRFKARFAAAEARKTALSNKARKAAQKATPKKDAGEPKAKAA, translated from the coding sequence ATGAAGAAAAACTTACACCCCACCGATTACCGCCCAGTCGTTTTTCAGGACGATTCGGCCGACTTTGCGTTTCTCACGCAGTCAACTGCCAAAAGCACTGCCACTATCAAGTGGACCGATGGCAATGAATACCCGCTTGTAAAAGTGCATATTTCAAGCGCTTCTCACCCTTTCTTCACTGGTGAAGAAAAAATTATCGACACCGAAGGTCGCGTTGATCGCTTTAAAGCGCGATTTGCTGCTGCTGAAGCTCGCAAAACCGCACTCTCAAACAAAGCGCGTAAGGCAGCTCAAAAAGCTACTCCCAAAAAAGACGCTGGCGAACCAAAAGCTAAAGCCGCTTAG